Proteins from a genomic interval of Plasmodium reichenowi strain SY57 chromosome 13, whole genome shotgun sequence:
- a CDS encoding methionyl-tRNA formyltransferase, putative → MYVKCFFYVIQILFIIFLKCHCYKIKCFNILELNKKNYYSFREHINCKHIRNSVNRNNLSNVLLRRRTKNALVKELYVSKLKDNYKAHTNFIRTNNIFLEENKKIQECNINNIINNNVDIQENVGKYNILYKNQLDDINILYILLFNTLMIYKKKYDFFMNKKYIRSYYYIYKNNLGRDKKIYNTKNYFINTFRMSWYNTIKPYMNNIFLEILNIIENTLGNKIFYIDMKQELYKNRDEIINTLYNIYKGYFRKRDKKPIKLLFIGSNEYSNLCFKIILLIIKRLRNDIMLDNVITKSPRRKGRNLILKKSNVEDEAIKNNINVFYYDKLKNNIHMLQNKKIDLCISISFGEIFNCNFFKTIKSNIFSLHPSLLPFYKGASPIQRSLLNNEILYGYSVFLTTLNIDSGNVIMKKPFWFNSNYNFNDIITILFTQGTLSLLKNISYLANYNKDIPHKNVHNNNICEETKNNLNQNHVQNKYDSEINIHNSNLENKNNSRNNILPWNINNVLNNYNNKMHIQNDYNINNNYAPKIKNDEKYVCFFCSTSLFIHNKIRSFINWPKAECTLFLLQNEVIKPLEIKIIKSSYDLNNNYKFIKYDRLINTHDQHTCFDNIPRNFVYIQNDSLNILCKNNTLLKIYKLQQKNKKIVDALSFINSINKCSLLY, encoded by the coding sequence ATGTATGTAAAATGTTTCTTTTATGTgatacaaatattatttataatatttttaaaatgtcattgttataaaataaaatgttttaaCATATTAGAGCTcaataaaaagaattattattcttttcgTGAACATATTAATTGTAAGCATATAAGAAATAGCGTAAATCGAAATAATTTGTcaaatgttttattaaGAAGAAGAACAAAAAATGCACTTgttaaagaattatatgTTTCAAAGTTAAAAGATAATTACAAAGCACATACCAATTTCATAAGgacaaataatatattcttagaagaaaataaaaaaatacaagaatgtaatataaataacataataaataataatgtggACATTCAAGAAAATGttggaaaatataatattttatataaaaatcaattggatgatattaatatattatatatacttctttttaatacattaatgatatataagaagaaatatgatttttttatgaacaaaaaatatataagatcttattattatatatataagaataatcTAGGAAGagacaaaaaaatatacaatacTAAGAATTACtttattaatacatttCGTATGAGTTGGtataatacaataaaaccatatatgaataatatatttttagaaattttaaatataatagaaaataCACTAggtaataaaatattttatattgatatgaaacaagaattatataagaatagagatgaaattataaatacattatataatatatataaaggaTATTTTAGAAAGCGTGACAAAAAACCTatcaaattattatttatcgGAAGTAATGAATACAGTaatttatgttttaaaattattttattaataattaaaagatTAAGAAATGACATTATGTTAGACAATGTTATTACTAAAAGTCCTAGAAGAAAAGGAAGAAACTtgattttaaaaaaatctAACGTAGAAGATGAAGccataaaaaataatatcaatgtattttattatgataaattaaaaaataatatacacatgttacagaataaaaaaatcGATTTATGTATTTCGATATCTTTTGgagaaatatttaattgtaattttttcaaaacGATTAAatctaatatattttcattacaTCCAAGTTTATTACCTTTTTATAAAGGTGCATCTCCTATACAAAGGAGTTTATTAAAcaatgaaatattatatggaTATTCTGTATTTCTAACAACCCTAAATATAGATTCAGGAAATgttataatgaaaaaacCTTTTTGGTTTAATAGTAACtataattttaatgatataattaCAATACTATTTACACAAGGTAcattatctttattaaaaaatatttcgTACTTGGctaattataataaagatattccacataaaaatgtacataataataacatatgtgaggaaacaaaaaataatttaaatcAGAATCATGTgcaaaataaatatgacAGTGAAATTAATATACACAATTCTAATTTggagaataaaaataattcaaggaataatatattaccatggaatattaataatgtgctaaataattataataataaaatgcatatacaaaatgactataatattaataataattatgcaccaaaaattaaaaatgatgaaaagTATGTATGCTTTTTTTGTTCtacatcattatttatacacaATAAAATAAGGAGCTTTATAAATTGGCCAAAAGCAGAATGTACACTTTTCCTTCTTCAAAATGAAGTTATAAAGCCCTtagaaattaaaattattaaatcatcttatgatttaaataataattataagtttataaaatatgatagATTAATAAATACTCATGATCAACATACATGTTTTGATAATATTCCACGTAACTTTGTATACATTCAAAATGACTccttaaatatattatgtaaaa